The window CAACGGACTCGACGCCAGACTACACCTTCAGCACGGATGAAGCGGGAACCCTGACTGTCGGCGGTTCTTGCGGCAGCTCTGACGAAGGGGCAATAAGCTCCGGGTCCAACACTATTACCTTGACCCAAACCGACAACAGCACCCCCTTGGCAGATGGCACTTACAGCGACTGCACGGTCACGGTTCAGGATTCTTACGGCAACAGCAGTACTCCGCTGGCCATCAACTCTTTTACAGTCGATGCGAGTGCGCCGGTGTTGAGCGAGGTGACACCAGTCGTCAGCCCAACCAACGACGCCACGCCCAACGTGACCTTTTCGACGAACGAAGCAGGCACCCTCTCCGTCGGCGGTTTATGCGGCACCAGTACATCGACAACGATCAGCGCCACGGGCAATCATACAATTACGCTAACACAAGCGGATAACAGCACACCGCTAACCGATTCGACCTACACGAACTGCACGCTAACAGTGACAGATAGCGCAGGTAACGCCAGCAGTCCGTTGGCACTCAGCACGTTTATTGTTGATACCACTGCACCCGCCAACCCTTCCACGCCAGATATGCAGGCTGGCAGTGACAGCGGCAGCTCGAACACCGATAACACCACAGCCGATACCACACCGAGCTTCACGGGTACCAGCGAGGCCAGCGCAACAATCACTCTGTCTTCCAACGTAGATGGCATTGTTGGGAGTACAACCGCGGATGGCAGCGGCAATTGGACGGTGACCGCGTCAACGCTCAGCGCCGGTGCGCATCAGATTTCCGCGACGGCAACTGATCAGGCGACAAATACTTCCGGTTCCTCAACCAGTTTAAGCATCCTTATCGACACCCTCGCGCCATCAGCGCCATCCACCGCGGATCTCGCCGCTGCGAGCGATCTCGGCACCTCGAGTTCGGACGATCTGACGTCGAACACAACACCACAATTCACCGGCACCGCTGAAGCAAACGGGCTGCTGAGCCTGCAGTCGTCTCTGGATGGCAGTATTGGCTCGGCAACCGTTGACGGCAGCGGCAACTGGACGGTTACCGCATCAACCCTGTCTCAAGGGGCGCACACAATAACCAGCACCGTGACAGATATTGCAGGCAATACATCGGCGGCATCGGCAGGTTTGAGTGTCACTATCGATACCACCGCACCGGCTGTTACTTCGGTGTCCGTGCCAGTCAACAATACCTATGGCTTGAGCGACACGCTTAGCTTCGTGGTTAATCTGGACGACACGGTTGTGGTCAACACCTCAGGCGGCACGCCGCGGCTGGCAATGACCATTGGCGCAGCTACACGTTACGCCAGCTATGTTTCCGGCTCGGGTACCTCGTCACTGGTTTTTTCTTACTCTGTTGAGTCTGGCCTTAACGACAGCGATGGCATTTCCTTAAATGGTTCGCTGGACTTGAACAGCGGCGCCATAACCGACAGCGCGGGCAACAGTATCAGCACCACGCTCGCCAGTGTAGGCAGCTTGACTTCGGTGCTGGTCGACACCCTAGCACCCTCGCTCACGGAGTTTACTGCCGTGGCGAGTGCCACCAATGCAACAACGCCAAGTGTGGTGGTCAATGTTTCGGAAGACGGAACCCTCGCGTTTTCCGGCAGTTGTGGCAGCCTGGATGCGGGCAGTGTGAGCGCGGGCAATGTCAGCTTGCGGCTCACCCAGCCGGATAACACCACCAGCCTCACTGAAGGCACTTATAGCGATTGTGCAATTACGGCTACCGACGCGGGGGGCAATACCAGCCCGCCGCTATCGTTGAGCAGCTTTACAGTTGATCGAACCTCGCCAACGCTCACAGAATTCACGGCAGTAACAACACTTGGCAACGACAGCTCACCAGCGTTCGTAGTCGCGGCGTCCGAAGTCGGCAGCCTCGCGATCGGTGGGAGTTGTGGCCTGGGCAGCAGTCCAGCTATGAGTGTAGGCAACAACAGTGTCACGCTGCTCAATTCATCCGCGTCCGCCGATTTAGCGGACGGTACCTACAGCGATTGTACGGCAGTACTCACCGACGCCGCAGGCAATGCCAGCAGCCCGCTGAGTCTCAGCAGCTTCACTATCGACACCAGTGCGCCGACATTGGCCGTGGTGACCGCGGTGCCGAGTCTGGGTACGGACTCAACCCCGAGCCTCACCTTTTCCAGCTCAGAAGCGGGCACACTTGCTGTCGGCGGCAGTTGTGGCAGCAGCGACATAGGCACGATAAGTAGTGGCAACACCCCTATCACCCTCACCGCCACCAACAACAGCAGCAGTCTGAGCGATGGAACATACGCCGACTGTACTCTGACTGTGACTGATAGTGCCGGCAACAGCAGTACCCCACTGGCGCTGGCACAGTTCACCATCGACACCACACCGCCATCTATCGCCCAGGCAACCGCCGTAGCAACACCCACCAATGATGCAACACCGGATGTGGCTTTACTGTTGAGTGAAGCGGGTATTCTGGCGGTGAATGGTAGTTGTGGCAGCGCGGCGGAAGGCAGCATAGGCGCAGGTAGCCAAACCATCACGCTGACCCAGACAGACAACAGCAGCGCGCTGGCAGATGGCACCTACAGCGACTGTACCGTGAGCCTTACCGACCCGGCAGGCAACAGCAGCGCGCCCGCCGCCCTATCTGCGTTCCAGGTAGACACCCAGGCGCCTACCTTAACGGAAGCAACTGCAGTCAGCACACCCACGGCGGACACAACGCCCAGCCTGACGCTGGCGGTGAACGAAACCAGCACCCTGCAGATCACGGGCAGTTGTGCCCTCGGCAGTACTAGCGCACTGATCACCGGCAATAACAGCGTAACTCTGGCAACGCTGAGCGACGCCACCTACAGTGACTGCGTTGCTCAGGCAACCGACAGCGCCGGTAATTTAAGTACCCCGGTTACCTTGTCGAGCTTTACTATCGACAGTGCTGGCCCGGTACTGGCCGAAACCAGCGCCGTAAACACTCCGACCTCTGACAGTTCGCCCAGCGTGACCTTTACCAGCAGTGAAGCCGGTGTACTAACCATTACTGGTAACTGCGGCAGCCCCGATACTGGCTCGGTCGCCAGCGGCAGTGTGACAATTACTCTCACCCAACTCGACGGGGTAACGCCATTGGCTGATGGCAGTTACAGCAATTGTGCAGTCACTGTGACTGACAACCTCGGCAACGCGAGTACGCCACTCCTGTTAAGCAGCTTCGAGGTGGATACCGCAGCGCCAGTTGTCACCGAGTCTGCCGCTGTAACCAGCCCGAACCGCGATGCCACCCCAACGCTGAGCATCACTTTGTCAGAAGCGGGCAGCATTACTGTCGGCGGTGACTGTGGCAGTTCGGACGAGGGCCCGCTGGCCAGCGGCACTCACACCATCACCCTGACTCAACCCGACAATATCAACGCTCTTGCTGACGGTACTTACAGCAATTGCACTATTAGCGTTAGTGACGGCGCCGGAAACCTGAGCACTCAGCTCAGCTTGAGTGCGTTTACCATAGATGCAACTGCGCCAGTACTCGCCACCAATGCAGGCCTGACCCTGGATGAAGGCGCCAGTGCCCCCATTAGCGCCAGCCTGCTTTCGGCGACTGATCAGACCACTGCCGTAGCGGATATTCTGATTTCTCTGAGCAGTAGCCCTACGAATGGAAATCTGCGTCGCAACGGTGTCGCACTTAGCGCCGGTAGCAGCTTTTATCAAACGGAAATAACCCAAGGAAACATTCAATACAGCCACGACGGCGGCGAAAGCACCGGCGACAGCTTCAGCTTTACGCTGACCGATGCACTGGATAACACCAGCAGTCCACAAACGTTTGCGATCACGGTAACGCCACAGAACGACGCCCCAGACACCACAGCCGATACCGCCACAACCAATGAGGATACCCCGGTAACCGTGGACGTACTGGCCAACGATGTTGACCCGGACGATACCATTAACGCCGCCAGCGTATTGATTGTTGCGGCTGCCAGTAACGGTCAGGCAAGCGTTAATACAGCCAACGGTGATATCACCTACACACCGAACGCAGACTTTAACGGCGTGGATAGCTTCAGCTATACCGTGCAGGATACAACCGGTGACACCTCTGCCTCGACCCTGGTGTCGATCACAATTAGCGCGGTAAACGACGCACCTGTCGCTGTCGCTGACGCGGTGTCTACCGACATCAACACCCCTGTCACGATTGATGTGGCAGCGAATGATTCGGATATTGATGTGGGCGACAGTCTGGATACCGCGAGCCTGAGCGTCGTAAATGCGCCAGCGCACGGCACCGCGCAAGTTGTTAACGGCAGTATTAGCTATACGCCGACCACGGATTATCTGGGCAACGACAGCTTCACTTACACCATTGACGACACTAATGGCCTCAGTTCCAACGCGGCAACGGTCACCATAAGTGTTATCGACCCCAACAGCTCACCGAGTGCCGCAAACGACTCTGCCACCACGAATGAAGATACACCGGTAACCATCGCCGTCCTCAGCAACGATTCTGATCCAGACGGATCATTGGTCCCTGGCAGCGTCGCAATCGCCACGCCGCCAATGCACGGCACAGCGAGTGTGACCAGCAACGGCACGGTGAACTACACGCCCGCCAGCAACTACTTCGGCAGCGATAGCTTCACCTACACTGTCGCCGATGATGATGGCGCCGTATCTGCAGCAGCAACAGTTTCCATAACAGTCAACAGCGTGAACGACGCACCACAGGCCAACGACGACACTGTGCGACTGCTGGAGGATGCAAGCCTCACCATCAATGTGCTCGGTAACGACAGTGATGTGGACGGCACCCTGGCCCCTGCGACCCTGGTAATTGTGACCAACGCAGCATCCGGCATTGCCGGGGTGGACAACGGCCAAGTGGTGTACACGCCGTTGGATGACTATGTTGGCAGCGATACGTTCACGTACACCGTGGCCGATAACGCGGGCACCGTGTCCAACACGGCAACTGTAACGCTCACCGTTGACCCGGTTAACGACGCGCCTAAAGCCGCTGACGATAACTTCACTATCCTAGCCGCAAGTGCCAGCGATCTGGTGGTGC of the Teredinibacter turnerae T7901 genome contains:
- a CDS encoding tandem-95 repeat protein; protein product: MKHFLAQGITSILLPFTAYAATGSYANTYQRNARAQTPQQAALLWSNDKAHSVAAPYSPETLNTNAPVLMHGNPVRELVIIDSAVQDKQTLFNGIAPGVAVAEIVPGEDGVTQLVEILAKYQHLDAVHLFSHGNSGNLQLAGRQIPATELREKTELFATLENAVSPGGDFLLYGCNFAANAEGEDFLDLVSHTTGLDTAASADLTGNTANDGDWDLEIARGDITAKTPFSEQALRDFSGVLAPQTYTAQQLYNDNTPSSYYYQTVISTGDGYFDATNLGGRVSAVDGGGSYGYLYASTGSGLYGKTLQIAADGTNVGTFELNTLQLSVGELGCTASDISVNVTIEGYYPNNSSAGTQNVTVATPTTFCGYGDVDTVDVSSTFGAGKALSRFVVKYQGTAPNNRYFLIASFTVDNLQAPDATAPTLTAVTGVPSPTTDSTPDYTFSTDEAGTLTVGGSCGSSDEGAISSGSNTITLTQTDNSTPLADGTYSDCTVTVQDSYGNSSTPLAINSFTVDASAPVLSEVTPVVSPTNDATPNVTFSTNEAGTLSVGGLCGTSTSTTISATGNHTITLTQADNSTPLTDSTYTNCTLTVTDSAGNASSPLALSTFIVDTTAPANPSTPDMQAGSDSGSSNTDNTTADTTPSFTGTSEASATITLSSNVDGIVGSTTADGSGNWTVTASTLSAGAHQISATATDQATNTSGSSTSLSILIDTLAPSAPSTADLAAASDLGTSSSDDLTSNTTPQFTGTAEANGLLSLQSSLDGSIGSATVDGSGNWTVTASTLSQGAHTITSTVTDIAGNTSAASAGLSVTIDTTAPAVTSVSVPVNNTYGLSDTLSFVVNLDDTVVVNTSGGTPRLAMTIGAATRYASYVSGSGTSSLVFSYSVESGLNDSDGISLNGSLDLNSGAITDSAGNSISTTLASVGSLTSVLVDTLAPSLTEFTAVASATNATTPSVVVNVSEDGTLAFSGSCGSLDAGSVSAGNVSLRLTQPDNTTSLTEGTYSDCAITATDAGGNTSPPLSLSSFTVDRTSPTLTEFTAVTTLGNDSSPAFVVAASEVGSLAIGGSCGLGSSPAMSVGNNSVTLLNSSASADLADGTYSDCTAVLTDAAGNASSPLSLSSFTIDTSAPTLAVVTAVPSLGTDSTPSLTFSSSEAGTLAVGGSCGSSDIGTISSGNTPITLTATNNSSSLSDGTYADCTLTVTDSAGNSSTPLALAQFTIDTTPPSIAQATAVATPTNDATPDVALLLSEAGILAVNGSCGSAAEGSIGAGSQTITLTQTDNSSALADGTYSDCTVSLTDPAGNSSAPAALSAFQVDTQAPTLTEATAVSTPTADTTPSLTLAVNETSTLQITGSCALGSTSALITGNNSVTLATLSDATYSDCVAQATDSAGNLSTPVTLSSFTIDSAGPVLAETSAVNTPTSDSSPSVTFTSSEAGVLTITGNCGSPDTGSVASGSVTITLTQLDGVTPLADGSYSNCAVTVTDNLGNASTPLLLSSFEVDTAAPVVTESAAVTSPNRDATPTLSITLSEAGSITVGGDCGSSDEGPLASGTHTITLTQPDNINALADGTYSNCTISVSDGAGNLSTQLSLSAFTIDATAPVLATNAGLTLDEGASAPISASLLSATDQTTAVADILISLSSSPTNGNLRRNGVALSAGSSFYQTEITQGNIQYSHDGGESTGDSFSFTLTDALDNTSSPQTFAITVTPQNDAPDTTADTATTNEDTPVTVDVLANDVDPDDTINAASVLIVAAASNGQASVNTANGDITYTPNADFNGVDSFSYTVQDTTGDTSASTLVSITISAVNDAPVAVADAVSTDINTPVTIDVAANDSDIDVGDSLDTASLSVVNAPAHGTAQVVNGSISYTPTTDYLGNDSFTYTIDDTNGLSSNAATVTISVIDPNSSPSAANDSATTNEDTPVTIAVLSNDSDPDGSLVPGSVAIATPPMHGTASVTSNGTVNYTPASNYFGSDSFTYTVADDDGAVSAAATVSITVNSVNDAPQANDDTVRLLEDASLTINVLGNDSDVDGTLAPATLVIVTNAASGIAGVDNGQVVYTPLDDYVGSDTFTYTVADNAGTVSNTATVTLTVDPVNDAPKAADDNFTILAASASDLVVLENDADIDGSLDAASITVVAAPAQGTLTNNNDGTLRYTPSAGIAPLDGDSFSYTVLDNDGESSNTATVTLTFVPGSTLVITGAPAEDIIEGQAFSFTPTVMDADSLFTLTFSVQNLPAWMAFDSATGSLSGTPTRDDVGAYDNITLSVSDGVNTSVLSAFSVEVFADVDTDNDTISDYQEQLDGTDPNDPLDYLDLTPPDLLAPADIIVDATGLFTRVTLAQLLSMAADATQAELDEAVAALVTDNVNGDGCCNAAPQGITDGRYQLRPGVHATHWTAEDFMGNSSQVTQTVFVRPLVSLSKDQTSVEGATASFQVLLNGPAISYPFEVPLMIDTSSTATETDYEPVPTSVVFNEGQTEVSVAIRTLADTTTENDEVLRVQLDDRTSAAEDLSDGFDADIYDINAGAKTTFALTIVERNVPPKLTLTLRQAGKQTIQVTPNGGEVTVTSAVVDPNPNDTHSIDWSGTDSLLNDTSAIPTVLTFSPADLASGRYKVKAKATDSANGSNTAVLHFVVVQSLPQLLATDDTDNDGIDDETEGTADSDDDGIADYLDNITATNVLPERARQTDSFLIECDPGVRCRLGEFSIQTPSSGARLLEDERSALNDFNEDTHFNSSGIFDFELADLPEAGRSTSVVIPQIAPIPANALYRKFQNGEWRTFIEDTNNLLHSTAGTEGFCPPPGDSAWQPGLTEGHWCVQLTIEDGGPNDADGEVNGSVSDPGAVATQKRRTIKTGGGATSGVLMLLIALLAIGRRTQVSRKLPLAALLAGGLTGTAPAPAQAYEPETFFVSATALTSESQHSAGDYASTMTANGVETTVLNYDAKSNGYHINLGHTFTPFVSSMFGYLDLGKADTELSFLDEDDAIVSKALEESYPHLGKGVTTNARFHYDLHSAFTIYADAGLYYWRSKIHVGQSDIEAEQKGLDPWGGLGIQLNYQAVSVNVSYQYFKLDETSATTLGIGLGYQF